A window of the Chloroflexus sp. Y-396-1 genome harbors these coding sequences:
- the pheS gene encoding phenylalanine--tRNA ligase subunit alpha, whose translation MTTLLDELTALEQEALTALEAVSDVTALTEWKSRFIGKQGRLSRLSRGLGALPADERPLVGQRVNALREQLETAFAAAKERLEAQAIAAELAAERIDVTMPGRRPAVGYIHLTNQILRQVQHIFAEMGFQVWESPEVEYDAFNFSLLNFPDDHPARDMQDTFYIEMPAGAPSVLLRTHTSPGQIHAMRRNAPHPLRVLIPGKVYRNEQVTVRSEMMFHQFEFLAVGRNVTMADLKGTLSFFAERMFGPGTQVRLRPSFFPFTEPSAEMDVTCFLCGGKGCRICKYAGWLEIGGCGMVHPNVLRNGGYDPEEFSGFAGGFGPERVAMLKYGIDDIRWFYSGDQRFVEQFG comes from the coding sequence ATGACTACGTTGCTCGATGAATTAACTGCGCTCGAACAAGAAGCCCTTACCGCACTCGAAGCCGTTAGCGATGTCACTGCACTCACCGAATGGAAGAGCCGTTTTATTGGAAAGCAGGGCCGTCTTTCCCGCCTGAGTCGCGGCCTCGGTGCCCTACCGGCAGATGAACGACCATTGGTAGGACAGCGAGTCAATGCTTTACGTGAACAACTTGAAACCGCATTTGCGGCTGCCAAAGAGCGGCTTGAGGCCCAGGCCATTGCCGCCGAGCTAGCCGCAGAGCGGATTGACGTGACGATGCCGGGTCGTCGGCCCGCTGTTGGGTATATTCACCTCACCAACCAGATTCTGCGTCAGGTTCAGCACATCTTTGCCGAGATGGGTTTTCAAGTCTGGGAAAGCCCTGAGGTTGAATATGACGCTTTCAATTTTAGCCTGCTCAACTTCCCCGACGATCATCCCGCTCGTGACATGCAGGACACCTTTTACATTGAGATGCCAGCAGGCGCGCCTTCAGTCCTCTTACGAACCCATACCTCGCCTGGACAAATCCACGCGATGCGGCGCAATGCCCCTCATCCGCTACGGGTCCTGATTCCCGGTAAGGTCTACCGTAACGAACAGGTAACGGTGCGGAGTGAGATGATGTTCCATCAATTTGAGTTCTTAGCGGTTGGTCGCAACGTCACGATGGCCGATCTGAAGGGAACGCTGAGCTTTTTTGCCGAGCGTATGTTTGGACCAGGCACTCAGGTGCGCTTGCGTCCCAGCTTCTTCCCCTTCACCGAACCCAGTGCCGAAATGGATGTCACCTGCTTCCTCTGCGGCGGAAAGGGTTGTCGCATCTGCAAGTACGCTGGCTGGCTTGAAATCGGTGGTTGTGGAATGGTCCATCCGAATGTGTTACGCAATGGCGGGTATGATCCGGAAGAATTTAGCGGTTTCGCAGGCGGATTTGGTCCTGAACGGGTCGCAATGCTCAAATACGGTATCGATGACATTCGCTGGTTCTACAGCGGTGACCAACGCTTTGTCGAGCAGTTTGGATAA